The genomic window GAGCGCGTTGACTCGGTCGCGATGGACGCGACCGTTCGCCACGTCGATCAGCTCGATTCGGAGACACTGGGGGCCGTTTATCGCGCCGTTTCGGACGGGCGACCGGTCACGACCGCCGAAACCGACCTCGAGCCGGGCGAGGTGATCGTCTTTACGGACTACTACCGCGTCGAACGCGTCTGAGTCGGTTCGTCGCTCCGGCCTGTCGGTACCCGTCGCGAGTGTGTGGTATCGAAGTCGTTTTCCCGCGTGCGCGCCTTCGATGACGCATGAACGGCGAAAGCGACATGACCCTGGCATTCGAACTCGAGGCCCTCAAAGAGGTCGCCTCGCCCGAGCGCGTGTTCGAAGACGCCAGAGGCTGGACCGAGTACATCGGCGTCGTCTCCGAGAAACCGACCTACGTCGTAACCAACTTCACGCGGAAAAACCGCATCCGACAGGACTTCTTCTCCGGCCCCCGCGGGAAAGCCGAGAGCCTCGAAGGTGTCAAAGACCAGTTCGAGACCGAGCGCTACGTCTACATCGGTGCCAGCGAGGAAGACGAGCAACTGGCCGACGAGGTCGGCTGGGAGTACCTCGCCGTCGAGGACGCCGGCGAGGCGGCCGACTGGATTCTGGCGAGCTCGGCCGAAGACGAGGAGGACGACGCGGAGCAGGTCCGCGACGACTGGCCCTGATCCAGACCGTCTCCTCACCTGTTAGCGACGGTCGTTTTGTCTCTCGTCTCGAGGTGAGCAGACGCGACTCTGCTGACGAACGATAAGCGGAATCCACACGCCTACGTTACGTATGGTTTCAGGGGACACAAACGGATTTTTTGCGTTTCCCTTGTGGGTCGCGGGTGCTATCGTAATCGCAAATCTCCTCCCGTTGATCGGGCTCGCCGGGTTCCAGTGGGGAGTCACCGAGTTGGTACTCGTCTATTGGGTTGAGGCAGTGATCGGCACCATCGTCGGGATACTAAAACTAGTCCCCGTCAGACTCGTCGATGTCCCGTTACCACACCCTCGTTCCAAGCCGTTGCTCAAGGCTCGGCACGGAACGCTGCGTGTTGGCCCTCTCACTGGGTACGTTCGAAACGCATCAGTTATTGGAGCCCATTCGATGTTTCTCTTCGTGTTTTTCAGTTCGGGGCTCGCGCTGTTCATTCCAGCGTCTCCACTGTACTATGTATCACATGAGACGGTCGAGAGCGTAGCGATCGTTGCCGGAATTCTCGCCGGAACACATCTGTTAACCGCGAAGATCTATTTCGACGAGCAACAGTACGATCGAGCACCGGCGAAGCAGGCCTTTCAGTCGTGGTTCAGAACCGGTGTGGGCGTTACCGGACTCGTCGTCTTATTGTTGCTTCGAGACGGGAACGGCGCTGGTTCCGCATGACGGCCTGGCCTGTGGCCCTGTCGTACGCCCTCGTCGGTGGAAAGCTCGCGATGACGTTGCTCTTCCGGTGTCGTGACCGGGATCGGTTCGGGTTACCTGACCACGACATAAACCCGTTCGAGGATCGGACTGGCGGGAATCTCCTCCAGACTGCTGGCATAACAGCGACGACACTGCCTCGAGTGGAGCGACCGACTACGCGACCGCAAGCGACGGTCCGTCCCAGCACTCGGCGGATTCTCGGACTGAGCCCGATTCTCGGGGCATTCATTTCGCGCACTGGGGAACCGATCCTGTTCGGTCTCATGGGCGTTTTCGCTCTCGTCGCGGACGTTCGACTGATTCTGCCGCTCCTCGTATTCGCTATCGCACTGGTGTTTGCCGTCGTTCCCGTGCTGGTGTTCGTCGTGCCACGACACGCGACGCTGGTGTACGAATTCTACGACGATCAACTGGTCTGCTACGATTTCCGGCTGGAAGAACCGGTCTGGCGGCTCGCGTACGAGGACATGACGGCGGTATCCCTCGAGCGCGGGCTCGACGGCCGGATCGGGGGATACGGACGGGTAGTCGTCGAGACGGGCGACGGCCCACCTGCCCGGCTGTCGTATCTCCGAGACTACGAGACGGTCAGTGACCGTCTCGAGCGAGTCATCGAGGATGGATCAGAGCGGGACTCACCAGACACTCGTTCCGGGTCTTGGATCTCCTCACAGTGATATTCCAGACGGATGTCAGTTTGCTACCAGCCACTACATCCGGCTCGTGATGCGCTGTCCGAATCGTATGGAGAAGACGGCCCGAAGCGACGGTACGACCACCAGTCTCGGTTGGCGGTAGCTTCAGTACGTCACGCTGCGAGTCGTCGCCCTTATGCCCGGCCCATCCGTAGCGCTGGCAATGGCAGGACCCAGCGTTCCGGGTTCCGACGACGGCGATCACCTCGAGCTTCCCTGCGGGGAGTCCGTTGATCCCCACGAGATCGATCTGGGGATGCGCGAGTACAACTGTCCCTGCGGCGAGACCCACGCGGTCGTGACCGACGTGCACCCGCCGTCGCGTTTCTTCCCGGAATCGCTCGTGGCCGTTCTACAGGAGACGATCGACACCGACGACGAGTTCGAGGAGTTCGGCACGCCCCACCTGATGGGCGTCGTCTTGGAGGAGTTCCCCGAAGCGGTCGTCGTCCACGACGCGAGCGACGACGGCGCGGTCGGCTACACGCTGTTGTGGATGACCGACTTCGACGCTCGGCGGCTCCACGAGGTCGTCGTCGAACTCGTCGTCGAACTCATGGAACACGCGATCAGTCACGCCGAGAACGACGCCGCCGTCAGCGAGTTCGAGTCCCAGATGCTCGAGTTCGACGTGTCGGAGTTCGTCGAGCAGTACCGGCGACAGCGGGAGTTCGAGAGCGAACACGACCAGCCGCTGTAGCTCGGTTTTCAGTCTCGAAGATCGACCGCTGTTCTCCGGAATTAGTGCGTGACAGCCGGTTGCGACCTTACTCCTCGAACGAGACGGCTAACCGAAGCCCGCCGGCGTCGCTCTCGCCGACGGTGACCGACCAGCCGTGGGCCTCGACGACCTCGGAGACGATAGCCAGCCCGAAGCCGGTGCCGTCGGGGGACGTGCTGTACCCCGACTCGAGGATGTCGCCGCGCTCGCCGGGCGGAACGCCGGGGCCGTCGTCGGTGATGGCGAACCCGTCGTCAGTGTTCTCGACCGCGATCGTCACGTCGGTCCCGACGTGTTCGCGGGCGTTCCGGAAGGCGTTCTCGAAGCAGACCAGCAGGCGGTCCGCGTCGGCTTCGATCGTCGGCAGCGGCTCGTCTCGAACGAGTTCGAGGTCCGGATCGACGGTTCTGTGGGCCTGATCGACGACGTCGTCGATGTCGACCGGCTCCGTCGCCGTCAGCCGCTGGCCGCTCCGGGCGAGCGTGAGGGCGTTCTCGATGAGATCGTCCATCCGTTCGAGCGCCCAGTCGATCTCCTCGCGGTAGCGCTCGCCGTCCCCGTCGATGTGGGCCTCGAGGTTCTCGAGGTGGCCCGCCGCGAGGGTCAGCGGGTTCCGCAGATCGTGGGAGACGGTGCTGGCGAAGGCCTCGAGTCGGTCGTTCTGGCGCTCGAGTTCGGCCGTGCGCGTGGCCAGTTCGTCCTCCCGGCGGGCGCGCTCGAGCGCGGCTTCGACGTTGGCCGCGAGGATGCGAGCGAGCGTGATCGTCTCGGGATCGAAGTCGTTCGGCGTCGTCGAACTGGCGATGAAAATCCCCGTCGTCCCGAGCGGGATGTGGGCCTCGCTGCGGACCGCCGTCTCGGGGTTGCGAACGTTCTCGGCGCGGCGGACGTCGCCGTGAACGATGGTCTCGCCGGCCTCGAACGCGTCCCACGAGATCCCGTCGCCCGGGCCGATGGACGGAACGGAGCCGAACAGCGCTTCGGTGCGGTCGGTCGCCGCCGCGGGGACGAGGACGCCTCGCTCCCGCACCGAATCGGCGCTCGAGTCGGTCACGGCGGGCGGCTCATCGGCGCTCACGGCGTGGTACTCCGCACGTTCCTCGTACAAGTGGACCGAGTTGATCTCGAGCGACAGCGCGTCGCGGGCGATCTCGCTCGCGACGCGAGCGACCTCGTCAGTGCGTTCCGCGGCCATCAGTCGGCGCGTCCCCTCGTGGAGTTTCCGAATCCGGCGCTCGCGTTCCATTCGATCGCTGATGTCCCGGATCGCACCGACGCTGCCGGCGAGCGAGCCGTCCTCGGCGACCAGCGGGGCGACGTTGTTCTCGACCAGAAACGGCTCGCCGTCGAGGGGCCGGAACTCCATCTCGAAGGTGCCCCACGTCCGGTCGTCGTCCGCGAGGATATCGATCAGTAACTCCTTGGCCCGCTCGACGTCTTCGGCCGACATGTAGCTCGACGGGTGACCGCCGACGAGTTCGTCGCGCGTGGTCCCCAGAGCGTCGGCCATCGCGTCGTTGGCCATCTCGATCCGCCCCGTCGCATCGAGGACGTACATCGAATCGCCGACCGTATCGACGAGCGTGCGGTATCGCTCGAGTTCGCGCTCCCGGCGTTTCTGCTCGCTGATGTCGGTGTAGATCGCGTACTCGTGGACCTCGCCGTCGATGTCGGCCGCGAAGCCGCGCAGGAAGAAGTCCCTGCGCCCCTCGGCCGTTACCCGCTCGACGGTCGTCGAGATCACCTCTCCGAGGCCGACCGTCTCGGCGATAGACACCGGCCCCTCGTCGTCCGGGACGAGGATATCGTCGAGCGAGCCGCCAGCGATATCCTCGCGTTCGTAGCCGAAGATGTCCTCGAAGGCGGGGTTGACATCGACGATTCGATTGGGATCGGTGCGATGAGTCACGATGACCGGGTCGGGGCTGTACTCGAACAGCGCGGCGAACCGGTCGCGCTCGGTTCGGAGGGACCGTCGTTCCCCGTCCGGCTGAAGCGTGCCCACATCCGTTTCTCTGCCGTTCGCCGCCGCTGGCTCATCGACGATCGCCCGAAGCTGTGCGACCAGCCGCTCGAGCGAGTCCGCGTGCCCCTTCGGGACGTACCCCGCGAATCCGGCCGTCACGGCGTCGCTGGCGAGCCGTTCGTCGCCGTCGGCGGTGTAGAGCACGACCGGCGCGTCCGCGACGCCGTCGGCTCGGATGCGGTCGTACAGCGACAGCACGTCGGTCTCCGCGAACAGATCAGTTACGACGCACGTGCGCCCGCTCGCGTCCGCGACCGCGTCGCGGAGTTCGGTTGGCGTCGCGACTGGCTCGACGGCGAGCCCGTCGGTGGCCGACTCGAGGCCGTCGGCGATCCGACGGCGATCGTCGGGGTCCGGATCGGCGTAGACGACGGTGGTGGGTCGCTGGAAACGGGTGAGACCGAACGCGGCCATCTCGTTCGTACAGACGGACGGAACGAGCCGTCATAAGGTGCACGGCCCGAATCCGGTGATAACCGATCGCTCGAGTCGAACGCGCGTCTTCGGAGCACTGTGTGAGCTTCACACCCACCCGGTGAACAGCGGGTGCTATCGCGGCAACCGGACCGGTTCGGGCCGTCGCTCCCGCCTCGAGTTCGAATTTCGAAAAGCCATTTCGAGATTCGTACTGTATCGTGGGGCTTATTACGATGTGCGAACTCCAATTCGACAAGACAAATGAGTACGGACACCGCCGCGGACGGCGAGACGGGTGACGGTCGCACGATCTTATTGATCGGCAGCGGCCCGATCCAGATCGGACAGGCCGCCGAATTCGACTATTCGGGCGCACAGGCCTGCCGAGCACTGCAGGAGGAGGGCGCTCGCGTCGTCCTCGTCAACTCGAATCCGGCGACGATCATGACGGACCCGGAGATGGCCGATGAGGTCTACATCGAGCCGATCACGACCGACGCCATCGCCGAGATCATCCGCAAAGAGCGACCCGACGGCGTCATCGCCGGACTGGGCGGTCAGACGGGGCTGAACGTCACCGCCGAACTGGCCGAGGAAGGCGTTCTCGAGGAGTACGACGTCGAGATCATGGGAACGCCGCTTGACACGATCTACGCGACTGAGGACCGCGACCTCTTCCGCCAGCGCATGGAGAAGATCGGTCAGCCGGTCCCCGCCTCGACGACCATCTCGCTCGACGAGGGCGAGGAGGTCTCGGAGATGACCGAGGCAGGCTTGAAAGAGCGCGTCCAGGCCGCCGTCGACGAGGTCGGCGGGCTCCCGGTCATCGCCCGCACGACCTACACGCTGGGCGGCTCCGGCTCCGGCGTCGTCCACGAGATGGACGAACTGCTGCGCCGCGTCCGCAAGGGGCTGCGCCTCTCCCGCAACAGCGAGGTCCTCATCACCGAGTCCATCGCCGGCTGGGTCGAGTACGAGTACGAAGTGATGCGCGACGCCGACGACTCGTGTATCATCATCTGTAACATGGAGAACATTGACCCGATGGGCATCCACACCGGGGAGTCGACGGTCGTCACGCCCTCCCAGATCGTCCCCGACGAGGGCCACCAGGAGATGCGTACCGCCGCACTCGACGTGATCCGCGAACTCGGCATTCAGGGCGGCTGTAACATCCAGTTCGCGTGGCGCGACGACGGCACCCCCGGCGGCGAGTACCGCGTCGTCGAGGTCAACCCCCGCGTCTCCCGTTCCTCCGCGCTGGCCTCCAAGGCGACCGGCTACCCGATCGCCCGCGTGACCGCGAAGGTCGCGCTCGGCAAGCGACTCCACGAGATCACCAACGAGATCACCGGCGAGACCACCGCCGCCTTCGAGCCCGCGATCGACTACGTAGTCACCAAGGTCCCGCGCTGGCCCAAAGACAAGTTCGACGACGTCGACTTCGAACTGACCACGGCGATGAAGTCGACCGGCGAGGCGATGGCCATCGGCCGCACCTTCGAGGAGTCCCTGCTCAAGGCGCTTCGCTCCTCGGAGTACGAACCCGACGTCGACTGGGCCGAACTCTCGGACGCGGAACTCGAGGAGCACTACCTCGAGCGCCCGTCGCCGGACCGTCCCTACGCGATGTTCGAGGCCTTCGAGCGCGGCTACACCGTCGAAGAGGTCCAGGAACTCACCGGCATCTTCGAGTGGTACACCGAGCGCTTCAAGCGCATCGCGGACTCCACGCTCGCCGCCCAAGCGGGCGACTTCACCGAGGCCGCGATCGCCGGCCACACCAACGCCAGCATCGCCGCGACCGCGGGCGCGGACGTCGACGCTGTCGAGACAGAAGTCCCCGGCCGCACCTACAAGCAGGTCGACACCTGTGCGGGCGAGTTCGAGGCCGAGACGCCGTACTACTACTCCGCGCGTAAGTCCGAGTTCGAGTCCGGTCCGCTGCTCGGCGACGCCGCCGCGGGCGAGCTCGAGGTCGACCGCGATCTCGAGAGCGTGATCGTCGTCGGCGGCGGCCCGATCCGCATCGGACAGGGCGTCGAGTTCGACTACTGTTCGGTCCACGCGGTCCGCGCGCTGCGCGAACTCGGGATCGACGCCTACGTCGTGAACAACAACCCCGAGACGGTCTCGACGGACTACGACACCTCCGACGGCCTCTTCTTCGAGCCGATCACGGCCGAGGAGGTCGCCGACGTGGCCGAGGCCACGGGGGCCGACGGCGTGATGGTCCAGTTCGGCGGCCAGACCTCCGTCAACATCGGCGAACCGCTCGAGGACGAACTCGCGCGCCGCGGACTCGACTGCGAGGTCATGGGCACGTCCGTCGAAGCGATGGACCTCGCGGAGGACCGCGACCGCTTCAACGCCCTGATGGACGAACTGGGCATCGCCCAGCCGGAGGGCGGCACCGCCTTCTCCGAGGAGGAGGCGCTCGAACTGGCCCACGACATCGGCTACCCCGTCCTCGTCCGTCCCTCCTACGTGCTGGGCGGCCGTGCAATGGACGTCGTCTACAACGACGCGGAGCTCCAGACCTACATCGAGGAAGCGGTCCGCGTCGCGCCCGATAAACCGATCCTCGTGGACGACTTCCTCGAGGACGCGGTCGAACTCGACGTGGACGCGGTCTCGGACGGCCGCAACGTGCTCATCGGCGGCATCATGGAACACGTCGAGAGCGCGGGCGTCCACTCCGGCGACTCCGCCTGCATGATCCCGCCGCGCTCGCTCGACGAGGACACGTTAGAACGCGTCCGCGAGGTCACCGAGGATATCGCCGAGGCGCTGAAGACGAAGGGGCTGCTAAACGTTCAGTTGGCCGTCCGCGACGGTGAAGTGTACGTGCTCGAGGCGAACCCGCGTTCCTCGCGTACCGTGCCGTTCGTCTCGAAGGCGACTGGCGTCCCGATCGCCAAACTCGCCGCGCAGGTCATGGCCGGCGAGACCCTCGAGAGCCTCGATGCCGACGAGCAGATCCCCGACCAGACCTCGATCAAGGAGGTCGTCCTGCCGTTCGACCGCCTGCCGGGCTCGGACCCGCGTCTCGGCCCGGAAATGAAGTCCACCGGTGAGGTCATGGGGACGGCAAGCGACTTCGGTACGGCCTACTGGAAGGCCCAGCAGGCCGCCGACAACGCCGTCAGCGAGGGCACCGCCGTCGTCGACCTCGACGTCGACGGCTTCGAGGACCACTTCGACGTCGCCGAGTTCGACGACGTGCCCCAAGCCATCCGCGAGGGCGAGGTCGACTTCGTCGTCAGCCGCGATCGCGACTCCCTCGAGATGGCCGTCGAGGAGGAGATTCCGTACCTGTCGACGGTCGCCAGCGCCGAGGCCTACGTCGAAGCTCTCGACGGCTTCGACGGCGAACTGGATGTCTCGTCGGTGTCCAGCCGGCCGAAGACGGTGTCCGGATGGGGTGAGTCCGAGTAACGTCGCCCCGAACTGGTCCGTAATCGCGCCTGCCACTGGTCTCTGAATAGCCGATCCGGCTATCGGTCGGCGCTCGGCTTTCTTCACTGCGCTCAGTTCCCTCGTCGCTCGTCTCGGCACAGAAATGTATACTATCTCACGTTCTTTTCCCCGCTCGAGCACTACGCCGGGTCGCGACCCATGTCCGAACAGACCAGACGCGACGTGCTTCGGCTCGCGACAGCATCGGCCACTGCCGGCGTCCTCACGCTCGGGTCGGCGGCGGCCGCCCAATCGAACGACGGCGAGTGGACGCGGGCGGAGTCGCCGACCGACAAAGCGCTGAATGACGCCGTCGATACCGCCGCGGGGCCGTTCGCGGCCGGTGCCGACGGGAACGTCATCGCTCGAGGCGAGGGCGGTTGGCGAAAAGTCGTCGACTACGGTCCGCAGGCCCGGAGTCGTCGCCTGACCGGCATCGACGCGACCGACGACGGCAGTGCGGTCTGGTTCGTCGGCGGAAGCGGCGTTATCGGCGAATACAATGTTGAGACACAGACACTGACGAACTACTCCGCGCCGAAGGGGAAGACGAGCACGTGGGAGGACTGCGCCGTGCGGGGAACCGCCGGCGAGAACGAGCGCGTCTCCTTCGTCAACGGCTCCGGCGAACTCCTCGTCGGCGTCCGACAGGACAGCGGCGCGATGCAGTACGAGGCGGTGATCGAACCCGGCGGCGGCTCGACCATTCCGGGTATCGATTTCCACGCCCGCGAGGCCGGCCACGTCTGTACCACCAGCCAGTTCGTCGGCGAGACGACCGACGGCGGGCAGACGTGGGAGCAGATCGGTATCGACTTCGCGGGCGGCGCGTTCTTCGACCTCGCGAGTCGGGGCGAGCGAGACGTGAACGTCGCCGCCGGCTCCGGGATCGTCTATCGGTACGACGGCTTCCGCTGGACGCCCCACGTCGTCGACGACCAGCGACGGGCCATCCGCGCCGTCGACCGCGACGGGAGCGCCGGGCTCGCGGCCGGCGACGGCGGGACGATCTACGAGCGCCAGTCCGCCGGCCAGTGGCAGCAGTACGAGACCGCGGTCGAATCGAAACTCGACGGCGTCGCGACGGGGTCGGCGTACGACATCGCGGTCGGCGACGGCGGCACGATCCTCGAGCGAGCGGTAGCGAGTTCCGACACCGACGCTGACGACGGGAACAGCACCGACACCGGCGACGAGAACGGGACGAACTCGACGGCGATCACGACCGCAACGGTCTCGACGAACACGCTCTCGGTCGACTCGCTCTCGGTCGAGAACTACGTCGAAGGGGAGTGGATCGAAGCGTCGGGGCAGTAGGCCCGATTAGCGTCCGAATCGGATATCGACCGTCGTGCCGTCGGTTTCGGTTTCCGTGACCCGTACCGCGGGGACGACCGCGCGGAGTCGCCTCGGGATGAGTCGGTCGAGCGTCGCCCCGATCGCCGCGAGTCGTTTCCGACACAGCGAGTAGAGGCCCGCGAACGCGACGAGCCCGACGAGAGCGGTGTCGGCCGCTGCCGGCGTGGCTCCCGCCGATATCGCGACGGCCGCGAACGCGAGACAGACGAGGAAGTCCTCCGGCGCGCCCGAGTACCGGACGTACCGGCGCGGGCGGTGCCACCGCCCGAGGGCGTGGTTGTAGACGCCGTTCTCGGTCACCGGGTTCCAGGGTTCCCGCTCCGCGCTGCCGCCGAGCACGTCGGAGACGGAGTGCAGGGCGGCACCGCCGACTGCGACCGTCAGGACTAGCAGCCCGGGCGACGATGTCAGGAGAAACGCGCCGAGCGAGACGCCGGAGAGGGCCGAAAAGCCGACCGGATAGTGCAGCGTCTTCCGGTGGCTCGCAAGCAGGTCGGCGTCGGGCGCGACCCCGCCGACGAACGCGGCCGCGAGCAGGAGGGGAACCCCGACGTGGTCGCCCAGAACCGGCAGGGCGACGACGACAGCGGCGAGGGCCATAAATCCGTGCGTGAGCGCCATCATAGCGATACTGTTCCCTACATAGCACTCAGTGCTGATAAACAACGAGGCTTCGACCACAGGCACGCCTCGATCGAGCGGCCCGGAGACCGACCGCTGTTCGAGTCGAGACGGGCGTTGCGACTCGAGTCCGGGTTCGATCCGATCGAGAAGGAAGCCGCGAGGCTCAGCGCAACGACGGCGTCTTTCGTCTCGCGTTCCGGAGTTCCTTGGTCAGGTACTGCCACGCCGTCGTGCGCTCGCCGATCGCGGCGGTCCGTCCGGCCCGCATCGACTCGAGGATCGTCGCCGGAGTCGGGGACGCCGCCGCGGGCAGTCGGACCTCGGTGACCGCGCGGCCGACGTGGTCGGCCCGGTGGGCGTCGCTCCCGCCGAACTGCGGGTAGTCGTTGCGTCTCGCGAAGCGTTCGGACTGTCGGTTGCGGACGTTGGTGACTGCGTGGGCGTTGTAGACTTCGATGCCGTCGACGCCGTCGATCGCCCCCTCGCGGGCTCCGTGTCGGGACCGCTGGAAGGGGTGCGGAACGACCGCGATGCCGCCCGCGTCCTGAAACGTCCGCGCCGTCTCGACGAGGGACCGATCGGGTTCCGGCGCGGCGTCGATGCCGATCGCGAGCAAGTGTCCGTCGGCGGTCGAGACTTCACAACCGACGATGACGGCGAGATCGTCCGGTGCCAGCGCCGCGGCCCGCGTCGCGCCGTCGATCGTGTCGTGATCGGTGACGACGATCCCGTCGAGGCCGACGGACCGCGCCGCGCGGACCAGTTCCGCCGGCGTCGTCTCCCCATCGTACGAGGCGTCGGTGTGGACGTGGGGATCGATGCGCACCGTCCGCGGCCGCCGCTCGTCACCGCTCACCGCACGACCGGTCATAGGTAGCCGAACTCGAGGCCGATCGCCAGTCCGATCGCGGCCACCGCGGCGATCCCGGCCAGTACGTGGGTCGTGTCGGTCTTGTAGGCCTTGTAATCCGAGACCATCAAGGGGCAGACGACGCCGATGGTGAGTCCCGCGAGCCAGCCGTTCCAACTCCCGACGAGCACGGCGAGGAAGTAGTTCGCGACGACGACGAGATTCGTGTGGACGACGGTAGTCCCGTGATAGAAGCTCGCAGCGCCGTCGGACCCGAACCCTTCGCTGTTGTGACGAACCAACCGCAGGCCGCCGAACGCGAGGACGAGAAATCCAACGACGAGGCTCGCAAAGACGTTCGGCGCGAGGACGAAGTGATACAGGAGCACCGCCGGGACCAGATACGCGAAGATGTCGATGAACGAGTCTACCTGCCGGCCGAAGGGTGACGACGTTCCCGTTCGGCGGGCGTACCAGCCGTCAGCTTTGTCCAACAGAAAGGCCCCGAACATGGCCAGCAGCGCCCAGTTCGGCTCCCCTCGAGCGAACAGGAGCGCACTGGCCCACCCGACGAAGAGTGCGCCGAGGCTGATGTAGTCGGCACCCGTGAGCCGTTCGAAGACGTTCGTTCTGTCCGCCGCGTTTCCGACCCGCCGATCGGCGAGATCGAACCGGTTCCAGACCCCTCGTATCGCCTCGCGCAGTTCGTTGGGCATCCGCTCGGGTGGAGACACCACCGCGATCGGTATAAATCTGCTCTGGGAATTATTTACTTAGGAGAATTCTATATAGGTTTGTAGGGCTACGTTCCGCTCGAGAACGGTAGGGAGGTCACGCCGCTCGCGTCGTCCGGTGGGTGAACGGGCCGATTCGAACGTAACGTCGGGTCCGGCGGGGGACGAAGCCGTGGCGCTCGAACAAGGCGCGCGAGGGCGCATTATCGAGGGCGACGAGCGCGGTCGCCTGTCGGGCACCCCGCTCGTGGGCCTGTCGACAGGCCTCGGCGAGCATCGCGGTCGCGATGCCGCGGTTTCGGTGGTCCGGATCGACGAAGACGCGCCTGATGTAGGCTCCCTCGAACGCGAGCGTCCGTTCTAAGGGATGGATCTCGTGGGTCGCGTCGACGGAGCAAAAGAGGTAGCCCCGCGGTGTCTCGTTCTCGAGCGCCGCGACGACCATCTCGTCGGGACGGAGTTCCGCCACGGGCGCGTCGAGCCCCGTCACCCGCTCCGGTTCGCAGACGGCGACCTCGTACGAACTGTCCTCGCTCCCGTCGACGGCGGCGTCCTCGAGCGTCGCGACGTACTCGTACATCACCGTCGCCGTGATACCGATTCGCGCGAGCGCATCGTAGACGGCCCGGCCGTACCGGTTTCGGGTCAACCGCCAGAGCTGTGGCATCGAGCGGGTGATTTCGCCGCCGATCGAATAAGTTTCGGGGTCGCTAAACGGCGGGCCCGCGGCTCCGGATCGAAACGGGAGCAGTCGTCTCGAGTCGGGAGATCGCGCTGCCGGCCGCCTACTCGAGTGCGTACCAGTCGAAGCGCTCAACCGCGTACCGGTAGGAGACGAGCGGCGCGATCAGGCCGCCGATCAGTACGATCCACGCCCCGACGGTGATCCCGTGTGCGGAGATCGAGAGGTCGGGAGCCGGCGACCACGCGGCGACCGACGCGATCAGCCCGGCGATCGCCTCGGGGGCCTCGAGATAGAGCACGAGCGCGGCGACCGTGGGGAGGACGATCGCGAGCGTGTAGACGACGAAGGCGGTCTTGCTCGGCATCACGGCCTCGCGGTTGTTGGTCACGTTGACGCTGCCAAAGCGGGGGAACGCCGACCCAATCCCGGA from Natrinema versiforme includes these protein-coding regions:
- the carB gene encoding carbamoyl-phosphate synthase large subunit, which codes for MSTDTAADGETGDGRTILLIGSGPIQIGQAAEFDYSGAQACRALQEEGARVVLVNSNPATIMTDPEMADEVYIEPITTDAIAEIIRKERPDGVIAGLGGQTGLNVTAELAEEGVLEEYDVEIMGTPLDTIYATEDRDLFRQRMEKIGQPVPASTTISLDEGEEVSEMTEAGLKERVQAAVDEVGGLPVIARTTYTLGGSGSGVVHEMDELLRRVRKGLRLSRNSEVLITESIAGWVEYEYEVMRDADDSCIIICNMENIDPMGIHTGESTVVTPSQIVPDEGHQEMRTAALDVIRELGIQGGCNIQFAWRDDGTPGGEYRVVEVNPRVSRSSALASKATGYPIARVTAKVALGKRLHEITNEITGETTAAFEPAIDYVVTKVPRWPKDKFDDVDFELTTAMKSTGEAMAIGRTFEESLLKALRSSEYEPDVDWAELSDAELEEHYLERPSPDRPYAMFEAFERGYTVEEVQELTGIFEWYTERFKRIADSTLAAQAGDFTEAAIAGHTNASIAATAGADVDAVETEVPGRTYKQVDTCAGEFEAETPYYYSARKSEFESGPLLGDAAAGELEVDRDLESVIVVGGGPIRIGQGVEFDYCSVHAVRALRELGIDAYVVNNNPETVSTDYDTSDGLFFEPITAEEVADVAEATGADGVMVQFGGQTSVNIGEPLEDELARRGLDCEVMGTSVEAMDLAEDRDRFNALMDELGIAQPEGGTAFSEEEALELAHDIGYPVLVRPSYVLGGRAMDVVYNDAELQTYIEEAVRVAPDKPILVDDFLEDAVELDVDAVSDGRNVLIGGIMEHVESAGVHSGDSACMIPPRSLDEDTLERVREVTEDIAEALKTKGLLNVQLAVRDGEVYVLEANPRSSRTVPFVSKATGVPIAKLAAQVMAGETLESLDADEQIPDQTSIKEVVLPFDRLPGSDPRLGPEMKSTGEVMGTASDFGTAYWKAQQAADNAVSEGTAVVDLDVDGFEDHFDVAEFDDVPQAIREGEVDFVVSRDRDSLEMAVEEEIPYLSTVASAEAYVEALDGFDGELDVSSVSSRPKTVSGWGESE
- a CDS encoding PAS domain S-box protein, translated to MAAFGLTRFQRPTTVVYADPDPDDRRRIADGLESATDGLAVEPVATPTELRDAVADASGRTCVVTDLFAETDVLSLYDRIRADGVADAPVVLYTADGDERLASDAVTAGFAGYVPKGHADSLERLVAQLRAIVDEPAAANGRETDVGTLQPDGERRSLRTERDRFAALFEYSPDPVIVTHRTDPNRIVDVNPAFEDIFGYEREDIAGGSLDDILVPDDEGPVSIAETVGLGEVISTTVERVTAEGRRDFFLRGFAADIDGEVHEYAIYTDISEQKRRERELERYRTLVDTVGDSMYVLDATGRIEMANDAMADALGTTRDELVGGHPSSYMSAEDVERAKELLIDILADDDRTWGTFEMEFRPLDGEPFLVENNVAPLVAEDGSLAGSVGAIRDISDRMERERRIRKLHEGTRRLMAAERTDEVARVASEIARDALSLEINSVHLYEERAEYHAVSADEPPAVTDSSADSVRERGVLVPAAATDRTEALFGSVPSIGPGDGISWDAFEAGETIVHGDVRRAENVRNPETAVRSEAHIPLGTTGIFIASSTTPNDFDPETITLARILAANVEAALERARREDELATRTAELERQNDRLEAFASTVSHDLRNPLTLAAGHLENLEAHIDGDGERYREEIDWALERMDDLIENALTLARSGQRLTATEPVDIDDVVDQAHRTVDPDLELVRDEPLPTIEADADRLLVCFENAFRNAREHVGTDVTIAVENTDDGFAITDDGPGVPPGERGDILESGYSTSPDGTGFGLAIVSEVVEAHGWSVTVGESDAGGLRLAVSFEE
- a CDS encoding PH domain-containing protein, which codes for MGVFALVADVRLILPLLVFAIALVFAVVPVLVFVVPRHATLVYEFYDDQLVCYDFRLEEPVWRLAYEDMTAVSLERGLDGRIGGYGRVVVETGDGPPARLSYLRDYETVSDRLERVIEDGSERDSPDTRSGSWISSQ
- a CDS encoding DUF6498-containing protein is translated as MVSGDTNGFFAFPLWVAGAIVIANLLPLIGLAGFQWGVTELVLVYWVEAVIGTIVGILKLVPVRLVDVPLPHPRSKPLLKARHGTLRVGPLTGYVRNASVIGAHSMFLFVFFSSGLALFIPASPLYYVSHETVESVAIVAGILAGTHLLTAKIYFDEQQYDRAPAKQAFQSWFRTGVGVTGLVVLLLLRDGNGAGSA
- a CDS encoding DUF5815 family protein, with the protein product MAGPSVPGSDDGDHLELPCGESVDPHEIDLGMREYNCPCGETHAVVTDVHPPSRFFPESLVAVLQETIDTDDEFEEFGTPHLMGVVLEEFPEAVVVHDASDDGAVGYTLLWMTDFDARRLHEVVVELVVELMEHAISHAENDAAVSEFESQMLEFDVSEFVEQYRRQREFESEHDQPL